The region ataacctaagtctcatttcgatcttcggatccttatgagtccggcagtctgtctgcctttgagtgagttaggttgagataacctaagtctcatttcgatcttcggatccttatgagtccggcagtctgtctgcctttgagtgagttaggttgagataacctaagtctcatttcgatcttcggatccttatgagtccggcagtctgtctgcctttgagtgagttaggttgagataacctaagtctcatttcgatcttcggatccttatgagtccggcagtctgtctgcctttgagtgagttaggttgagataacctaagtctcatttcgatcttcggatccttatgagtccggcagtctgtctgcctttgagtgagttaggttgagataacctaagtctcatttcgatcttcggatccttatgagtccggcagtctgtctgcctttgagtgagttaggttgagataacctaagtctcatttcgatcctcggatccttatgagtctggcagtctgtctgcctttgagtgagttaggttgggataacctaagtctcatttcgatcttctgatccttatgattccggcagtctgcatgtctttgagtgagttaggttgagataacctaagtctcatttcgatcttcggatccttatgagtccggcagtctgcctgccttttattgagttaggttgagataacctaagtctcatttcgatcttcggatccttatgagtccggcagtctgNNNNNNNNNNNNNNNNNNNNNNNNNNNNNNNNNNNNNNNNNNNNNNNNNNNNNNNNNNNNNNNNNNNNNNNNNNNNNNNNNNNNNNNNNNNNNNNNNNNNNNNNNNNNNNNNNNNtcggatccttatgagtccggcagtctgcatgcctttgagtgagttaggttgaggtaacctaagtctcatttctatcttcggatccttatgtgtccggctgtctgtctgcctttgagtgagttaggttgagataacctacgtctcatttcaatcttcagatccttatgagtccggcagtctgcctgcctttgagtgagttaggttgagataacctaagtctcatttcgatcttcggatccttatgagtccggtagtctgcctacctttgagtgagttaggttgagataacctaagtctcatttcgaccttcggatccttatgagtccggtagtctgcctacctttgagtgagttaggttgagataacctaagtctcatttcgaccttcggatccttatgagtccggtagtctgcctacctttgagtgagttaggttgagataacctaagtctcatttcgatcttcggatccttatgagtccggtagtctgcctacctttgagtgagttaggttgagataacctaagtctcatttcgatcttcggatccttatgagtccggcagtctgtctgcctttgagtgagttaggttgagataacctaagtctcatttcaatctttggatccttatgagtccggcagtctgtaacaccccaatttctgctccgacaactattacaatatgcgtaatataacgctgcggaagcttacatcttacagcagtaaactgggtgctactgccacacttagagtgaagcctatcacctctttgataaaacttccactctaagtgcacaggctaaaagaaacacactcaacatcaacaccccaaacatcaaaatataatattctaggcatatatattaatatcaaaaggtatttataagaatttgcccgacggctgttatttacaaacttcgggtcctccactgccctaacagactagagccagccaaaactaaggctaccaaaagatatatatacacaaaaagagaaaaccatccaaaaacttcccaactctggccctctaatccaaacttcggtacaccggtgtggtgtacgtgccccaaacgaggtgccactctccctcgaaccacatgatgtgatcgaggaagcgacactcgactaacatcattgaccactcgtcacgaaaatctcgtgggtcggagtcccacggacacgggtagcggacaatgaactcgatagggtcagaaccgggaataagctctatggggtagtacccatactgagcatttaactcatctactaagtccaaaaaggaataaggattgactgggctgactggggttgctggagtatagtcaggggacgctggagtatagtctggagagctttgagaatcgggtggagaataggggtctctatccggcgtgtcatgcaaagtctgaccaacaaaagtaggtcccgggcaaacatgatcaggagtgtttgccgggctacaggatccttcactggatgacatctgaaatgacgtacacggtgaagtgtaattagcacaacggctaagtaaggtaatccatttgtcacttccatcagataaaagttttgacaaataattcataaaggtaaatacacattaccaaatatggtgtccatgcctttcattactgcaatcaacaattaatgccatataatcacaagcatataatgagtatataagtcacaacacatttccttatcaaacttcctagtttatcaaactaggttgcctttgatttcttttcatacaggataggttttcagaactatccctgtctatcacacatgtcaatgccacaattatgacttctagttgtcttcaattatgaaaacgttacttagtttctgactagaagcaagagaccttattgaggatacaaatttcgttgactagaccgaaatcggatctggacatggggattacggtcctgccccaagtctcgttcgtgatcccttggacgaaggttcatcattatggtccctNNNNNNNNNNNNNNNNNNNNNNNNNNNNNNNNNNNNNNNNNNNNNNNNNNNNNNNNNNNNNNNNNNNNNNNNNNNNNNNNNNNNNNNNNNNNNNNNNNNNNNNNNNNNNNNNNNNNNNNNNNNNNNNNNNNNNNNNNNNNNNNNNNNNNNNNNNNNNNNNNNNNNNNNNNNNNNNNNNNNNNNNNNNNNNNNNNNNNNNNNNNNNNNNNNNNNNNNNNNNNNNNNNNNNNNNNNNNNNNNNNNNNNNNNNNNNNNNNNNNNNNNNNNNNNNNNNNNNNNNNNNNNNNNNNNNNNNNNNNNNNNNNNNNNNNNNNNNNNNNNNNNNNNNNNNNNNNNNNNNNNNNNNNNNNNNNNNNNNNNNNNNNNNNNNNNNNNNNNNNNNNNNNNNNNNNNNNNNNNNNNNNNNNNNNNNNNNNNNNNNNNNNNNNNNNNNNNNNNNNNNNNNNNNNNNNNNNNNNNNNNNNNNNNNNNNNNNNNNNNNNNNNNNNNNNNNNNNNNNNNNNNNNNNNNNNNNNNNNNNNNNNNNNNNNNNNNNNNNNNNNNNNNNNNNNNNNNNNNNNNNNNNNNNNNNNNNNNNNNNNNNNNNNNNNNNNNNNNNNNNNNNNNNNNNNNNNNNNNNNNNNNNNNNNNNNNNNNNNNNNNNNNNNNNNNNNNNNNNNNNNNNNNNNNNNNNNNNNNNNNNNNNNNNNNNNNNNNNNNNNNNNNNNNNNNNNNNNNNNNNNNNNNNNNNNNNNNNNNNNNNNNNNNNNNNNNNNNNNNNNNNNNNNNNNNNNNNNNNNNNNNNNNNNNNNNNNNNNNNNNNNNNNNNNNNNNNNNNNNNNNNNNNNNNNNNNNNNNNNNNNNNNNNNNNNNNNNNNNNNNNNNNNNNNNNNNNNNNNNNNNNNNNNNNNNNNNNNNNNNNNNNNNNNNNNNNNNNNNNNNNNNNNNNNNNNNNNNNNNNNNNNNNNNNNNNNNNNNNNNNNNNNNNNNNNNNNNNNNNNNNNNNNNNNNNNNNNNNNNNAAGTCTTTCTTAGATGATATTCGGCATCTTCAGACAAATGTTCCCAAATTGTTTCCCAAACAATCTCTGGTGTTCCGATTGAGTTAGTCATTAACAATGTCACAAACAATCTCCTTAGATTAGATGTTGATGCTCATTGCCTTGTTTCTTCAATTGCATCAACATATTCTTTATTATCATCAACTAAGCCTCGAGCATAACACGTATCTCGAAAATTTAGGAATTCTACTCCATCAACGGTCTTTATATCTGCAAAACAGGTTGGGCATCGAACTTGATTCAACAAACATCTCAAGTAGAAAATTTTATCCGTACCAGGTGGTACATAGAAAGTACGACCTATTGCAAAACCTCTTTGCCTTGGTTTCCATTTCCTAACATCTTTCTTCCAAACAAATTTAGTTGGCATTTCAGCATAAGTCAGCTTCCTTGCGTCTACAAAATTCTTATTAGCTTCAAACCACTCCATAAAGATGCTTTGTGCAATGGTTGGACGATTTACTATATTATCAacaacatcatcatcttcaaatataacactttgCTGATTGGGCAAATGGAAACTTAATTAGCCGCTCAACAGAAGGAGACCTTAACTGTATATCAAAGCTAAACAGTCTCCAAGAAGCTTCACATGGAGATATGTATCTACAGTCGTAGAACATATTTATTTCATCAATAACCTTTGTACTTTCTTCTTCATCACTTGTTTTGTAGAATTCAGCTGTAACACGATCATGATCCTTGTTGACATATTTGAACAGGTACTTGATTGACCGGGATTGATTGCACCATTCTACATTGATATGAGCTTTGTACTTCAACAATAAATGTCTATTGTGCGGTACCACATACTTGTTGTCTAATGTAATCCCGTTTTTCATAATCGTCATACCATTATCTCTCCTTGTATAGATAGGGTAGCCATCCTCATCAAATGTAAAACAATTCACAAATTTCTTCGGGAAATGTTTTGAACAACTACCATTAACCATACAGGGAGAAGACGTTCTAGATGCTCCACATGGGCTATGAATCATAAATTCCTCAACTGCATTGAAATAGGTTGGGTCGCTACTTTTATCTGGTATTTCTGCTGAAATTATATAATCTATAGATCAAAGCCGTTCTTCATACTGAAACTTGTCTAGGAATAGTAAAATGTGTGCATGAGGGAGACCTCTCTTCTGAAACTCAATGGTATATATGACTGTGACATGGaagaaatgaattataaataattatatagattaaaaaaaagtgggtaacaaaaaaaagaagaattaccTCCAACAACTGTTCCGAATAATTTGTTTTTCCGACACTCGGTGATCAAAGCATCCAACTTGATCTTGAATATTTTACATATGACATCAGGACGGTCAGCAGGTTTCAAGTTATTGTGCTTTAGGAACCTTTGAACCTCTGGCCATTTAGTGTTGCAAGTGAATGTAATAAAAAGATTTGGATAACCAATCCATCTACATATGGCCATAGCATCTTGATAATTCTGTATCATATACCTCGCCCCGCCAGTAAAACTTGAAGGTAAGATAATTCTTCGACCTTGGGTTGAAGGGTCAACCTCTCCATGTGTCAAAGCATCAGTTAAACTGCCATAACTTTGACAACGTAAGCTTTTTTGGTGTGTCTTAATATAAATGAGGCGGCCTGCTTCAACCATTGTATAGCCATCCACAAGAAATTGTTGGAATAAGCACTTTGCATTGCAATAAGGTATAGAGCTCTGAACTTCTAGAATGAATACGATAACAAAAGAACTCCCTTGGGCTAATCCTTTGCCTTCCACCAGGTATTGTCGTTTTCTTTATGGTGAATCCAATATCTTCTCGATAGCCATCATCACCATAAGGAAACAGTAATGGGTATTGAAGTGGCAAATAAGATGGATTCAATTCACTAATCCTTTGCAATTGACCACTATGAGTTTCTACTAAAATGTCAAGCTCCCCCATGTTTGTATCCATATCTCCAACAATTAATGCGGCCACTTCAAATACTTCAGGTAAGTTGTAAGTCTTCGCATCTTGTTTACGCTTTCCAAGCAATTCAATTTTAACCTCTGCACGTGGATTcctttcaatttctattttcGTAATACGAAAAGACTTAACTAAAACATTATGCTTATCTAACTTCTCCTTGACTATTTCAACATGAATGTCAGTTTGCTCACCACATCCCCTTGAACAAataatcaacaaaaataaaatccttttaAATAAGTGTCAAAAAGATTATTGATGAAAATGTAACGATGTgtaatgaaattgaaatattaagTACCTGACTGCATTGATATGGTTTTGTAGTTCATTAGAAGTATCGTAAATGTACAATTGAGTAAAGTGTGGTGCTGAGCGTTCTTTAGGAAGTAGGCTGCCCATCAAATGATAGTTTTGGCCATTAAAACGGAAAATAGGAGGTCCACCTTCCTTGTTAACATTGTTGTCAATCCTTCCACCCATAGACGTGAAGNNNNNNNNNNNNNNNNNNNNNNNNNNNNNNNNNNNNNNNNNNNNNNNNNNNNNNNNNNNNNNNNNNNNNNNNNNNNNNNNNNNNNNNNNNNNNNNNNNNNNNNNNNNNNNNNNNNNNNNNNNNNNNNNNNNNNNNNNNNNNNNNNNNNNNNNNNNNNNNNNNNNNNNNNNNNNNNNNNNNNNNNNNNNNNNNNNNNNNNNNNNNNNNNNNNNNNNNNNNNNNNNNNNNNNNNNNNNNNNNNNNNNNNNNNNNNNNNNNNNNNNNNNNNNNNNNNNNNNNNNNNNNNNNNNNNNNNNNNNNNNNNNNNNNNNNNNNNNNNNNNNNNNNNNNNNNNNNNNNNNNNNNNNNNNNNNNNNNNNNNNNNNNNNNNNNNNNNNNNNNNNNNNNNNNNNNNNNNNNNNNNNNNNNNNNNNNNNNNNNNNNNNNNNNNNNNNNNNNNNNNNNNNNNNNNNNNNNNNNNNNNNNNNNNNNNNNNNNNNNNNNNNNNNNNNNNNNNNNNNNNNNNNNNNNNNNNNNNNNNNNNNNNNNNNNNNNNNNNNNNNNNNNNNNNNNNNNNNNNNNNNNNNNNNNNNNNNNNNNNNNNNNNNNNNNNNNNNNNNNNNNNNNNNNNNNNNNNNNNNNNNNNNNNNNNNNNNNNNNNNNNNNNNNNNNNNNNNNNNNNNNNNNNNNNNNNNNNNNNNNNNNNNNNNNNNNNNNNNNNNNNNNNNNNNNNNNNNNNNNNNNNNNNNNNNNNNNNNNNNNNNNNNNNNNNNNNNNNNNNNNNNNNNNNNNNNNNNNNNNNNNNNNNNNNNNNNNNNNNNNNNNNNNNNNNNNNNNNNNNNNNNNNNNNNNNNNNNNNNNNNNNNNNNNNNNNNNNNNNNNNNNNNNNNNNNNNNNNNNNNNNNNNNNNNNNNNNNNNNNNNNNNNNNNNNNNNNNNNNNNNNNNNNNNNNNNNNNNNNNNNNNNNNNNNNNNNNNNNNNNNNNNNNNNNNNNNNNNNNNNNNNNNNNNNNNNNNNNNNNAGGGAACGCCTAGACGACGTTTAACCGCTTATAAATTTGGGCTGCAGTAAGTAGATCGAGAGGTCGTTCCGCCCCTTGTCCCCGAATAAGGggaattttttctcaaaaaatctTGCTCCAATCTGACCTAGCTGGCGAGCGATCCCAGTTCGCGACAGAGAACAAGACAGCAAGCGAGCGTACCTTTGTTCGCTTCTTCTCCACCAAGCACGGAAGTTTAAGGATAACTGTAGGTCGGTGGCTACCTAAGGAAACTCCGATTCGATCCGTCCCCCGGCTGGGAGGCATCTACCTCATCCCGATCACAAGGAGAGGTTCACTATGATGGGGGgtacttttctttttcccttccggaaaaaatgaaatgaataggGGACCATCCTTTTGTTGCGGCATGCTCCTCAGATTTACGGATTCGCAGGGGGCCTCAGGCCCTACTTAGTTGACTGACAATGAAAAAGGCTTGCGAAACTAAGTAGCGCCCTTTcctttttgtttgaataaccCATTCTCATTATCTTTCATAAGTAAAGTAGGCAAACCTATAGGTCCTTAGTAGCGTTGAGAAAGAAGAAAGAGCCGGTTAAAAGAAAGCGAATCTTTTTaccttttttctcttctttctatttttttatataatctaaataaatagattcttaattatattataggcTAGCTTGACAAGCAACCCTTCCTCTTGATCTGAGGTGCGAAGAGaaagatctttttttttatgactTCCACTTATCGATCCGGCCCCAGAAAAGTGACCGGCCAGGGCCCTATTGATAAATGAAAGAAAGGGTTTATGAGCCCTAGCCCTGTAAGCCCACACCTGTGTAGAGTAGATCGTTCAACACCTGCGGCACAAACCCATTTTTGACCTATTGGTCCTAGTATCATAGGCGACCGAACGGCCGCCCCCTAATTACTAGACCAACCTGCTATAATAATTCCATAAACACCTAGCGAAGATATGGCAAACAAATAAAGTAGCCCTATGTTCGGATCTGACAATACCATACCATAATCAAAAGGTACAACGGCCCGAGCGACCAGACTTAACATAAATGTAGCCACTGGAGCCATTCTAAAAAGGGAGAAATTAGCACTACTTGGTGAAATAGGTTCTTTTAGAATCAATTTAAAACCATCTGCTAGAGGTTGTAACAATCCAAACGATCCCACTACATCAGGACCCTTTCGACGTTGCACAAAAGCCATTACTTTACGTTCAGCTAGCACTAAAAAGGCTACTCCTAGTAGAAGTGGTAGAATTATTCCAAGTATTTCAGCTGGAACAGCTatgtacattttttattttctattcgCTCATGATCTGGTCTGGGTTGCTCCGATCTCCCCTACGCCTAGGACGTTGTCTGGGCCAAGAGCCATAGTGAGTTGCTGTTTCCATTTGGTTATTTCTTCCTCGTTGTTGATACCGGCAAGACCCAGCCAGATGATGTCTGCTGGTTGGTAGTGAGAGGACTCTTAGTACCTGCATACCCAAAAGAGGGCGCTGGTTAAAaaacaatcattttttttcttgctttccCTTAGCAGCGGGAAAGGAGTCTATCTATCTGCCTAGCTTTGGTAGATTTCCCCCAACGCAATCCACAGAAATTCCACGAATCCCTTGGTGGATAAGTCCGACGACTCAGCAGCAGTGCGGAATTTAGTTTATTGTCTGGTAGATCTGATCTTTAGTTAGGGGGCAATACATACCAAAAGGTTCGAAGAAGGAACGCGCATAAGAGTATATAACCAACCCACCCTTCTGTATAACCTATTCACATTAGTGAGTCGGCTTGATGGAAGCACTAGGGGAGTACGATAGCAGCTAGGTCTAGAGGGAAGTTATGAGCATTACGTTCATGCATAACTTCCATACCAAGGTTAGCACGGTTAATGATATCAGCCCAAGTCTTAATTACGCGGCCTTGGCTATCAACTACGGATTGGTTGAAATTTCAACCATTTAGGTTGAATGCCATAGTGCTGATACCTAAAGCAGTGAACCAGATACCCACTACAGGCCAAGCAGCTAAGAAGAAGTGTAACGAACGAGAGTTGTTGAAACTAGCATATTGGAAGATCAATCGGCCAAAATAATTATGAGCAGCTACGATATTATAAGTTTATTCCTCTTGACCGAGTTAAGTAACAGCAGGACAACCATCATAGGCAAAAATCAAAAAGGTCTTGTCACGAGCTGGATTCGAACCAGCGCTTCCCAGATCCGCGAAAACACCGGATTGAAACGATCGtgactttaaaaaagaaagaagagaaggaaTGGGGAGTTGGCGCCGTTTAACGGATTGCTTGCTTACCAAGCGATCCTGGCCTCTCCTGGCCGAACTCGCCAAAAAATTACATCGTTAAAATTATGATGTGATGCCCTTGAAAGCTTCAATTGGTCTTTTCGAGACCTTCCTCTTAGGAGAGAAGAAAGACAAGAAAGAGGAGACTCTTTCAACAAGGCTACGAGTTCTGGCATACTTTACTTTAGATTGGATGTCCTACTTCTATTTAATCTTTCACCGAACCCTACTTCACTCAATCAATATCCTAAGCTGAATCCTACCTCTAAACCACCAACAGCGGGAGAGCCGACATGAAATGATAGATGTGCAGCGCATTCTGTAAGGCTAACAACGCATTCTCTAACAGGAATAGCAAAGACCCCTTCTTCCTTATGTATGAATTTTTAGCCCCAACTTCAAAAAGGCATTTTCGGGGACTAGCCTCCTTCCCTTTAGTCAATAGGGAATTTCCTCTCCCGCTTGTAGTCGTTCCATTGAATTCCACTCCTTTGGTCTCACGTGTTTGTTTTCACTTCCTCGCACATAATTAAGGGAGCCATTGAAAGGTGACTAAAACACCAGAAACAGGGACTACCCGAGCTAATGATAGAGGCAAGAACACTTTCCGGCCAAGTCCCATTAATTGATCATAACGATATCGTGGAAATGCTGCACGGACCCATATATATAGAAACAGAAAAAGAATCACCTTGATACTAAACCAGANNNNNNNNNNNNNNNNNNNNNNNNNNNNNNNNNNNNNNNNNNNNNNNNNNNNNNNNNNNNNNNNNNNNNNNNNNNNNNNNNNNNNNNNNNNNNNNNNNNNNNNNNNNNNNNNNNNNNNNNNNNNNNNNNNNNNNNNNNNNNNNNNNNNNNNNNNNNNNNNNNNNNNNNNNNNNNNNNNNNNNNNNNNNNNNNNNNNNNNNNNNNNNNNNNNNNNNNNNNNNNNNNNNNNNNNNNNNNNNNNNNNNNNNNNNNNNNNNNNNNNNNNNNNNNNNNNNNNNNNNNNNNNNNNNNNNNNNNNNNNNNNNNNNNNNNNNNNNNNNNNNNNNNNNNNNNNNNNNNNNNNNNNNNNNNNNNNNNNNNNNNNNNNNNNNNNNNNNNNNNNNNNNNNNNNNNNNNNNNNNNNNNNNNNNNNNNNNNNNNNNNNNNNNNNNNNNNNNNNNNNNNNNNNNNNNNNNNNNNNNNNNNNNNNNNNNNNNNNNNNNNNNNNNNNNNNNNNNNNNNNNNNNNNNNNNNNNNNNNNNNNNNNNNNNNNNNNNNNNNNNNNNNNNNNNNNN is a window of Ipomoea triloba cultivar NCNSP0323 chromosome 16, ASM357664v1 DNA encoding:
- the LOC116007835 gene encoding uncharacterized protein LOC116007835: MGGRIDNNVNKEGGPPIFRFNGQNYHLMGSLLPKERSAPHFTQLYIYDTSNELQNHINAVRGCGEQTDIHVEIVKEKLDKHNVLVKSFRITKIEIERNPRAEVKIELLGKRKQDAKTYNLPEVFEVAALIVGDMDTNMGELDILVETHSGQLQRISELNPSYLPLQYPLLFPYGDDGYREDIGFTIKKTTIPGGSYGSLTDALTHGEVDPSTQGRRIILPSSFTGGARYMIQNYQDAMAICRWIGYPNLFITFTCNTKWPEVQRFLKHNNLKPADRPDVICKIFKIKLDALITECRKNKLFGTVVGAEIPDKSSDPTYFNAVEEFMIHSPCGASRTSSPCMVNGSCSKHFPKKFVNCFTFDEDGYPIYTRRDNGMTIMKNGITLDNKYVVPHNRHLLLKYKAHINVEWCNQSRSIKYLFKYVNKDHDRVTAEFYKTSDEEESTKQSVIFEDDDVVDNIVNRPTIAQSIFMEWFEANKNFVDARKLTYAEMPTKFVWKKDVRKWKPRQRDIKTVDGVEFLNFRDTCYARGLVDDNKEYVDAIEETRQ